The following nucleotide sequence is from Actinomycetota bacterium.
ATGCGATCGTCGAAGGCTGCCAGGATTGGAAAGAAGCTGTCCGTCAGGCCGTCGACCACCCGGTACAGCAGCAGCGAGGGGCGGTCGATCGCGCTGTCGCGCCGCTGATAGCGTCGGCGGATCTCGGCGAAGGCGGGGCAGTCGTCGCGGTGGATGGTGACGAGGAAGCGCTCCGAGTAGAAGCAGTGCACCTCGACCAGACGGTCTTGGTCGGGGGTCGCCCCGTAGACCACGACGAAGATGAAGTCGTCGTAGTCGTCGATCTTCGCGCGCTGGTCGAAGTGCTCGGAGTCCTCGACGGCAAGCGGATCGAACTTGAAGACGTCGCGGAGGATCTCGAAGTCGGCCGCGCTGGGCTGGTCGAGGTCGAGCCAGAAGAAGCTCCCGCTCGAGAGTCGGGCCTCGACCGTCTCTCGGCTGAAGCGAACTTGCTCGGAGCCGTGGCGGTCGATGACGTAACAGGCCGAGGGGCCTGTCCGATCCGGCGGAGCATCGGCACCCGGAGTTCGCTCAGCGTCCAGGGTGACGGCGAAAGGATCACTCGCCCCCGAATCGTCTGCCATCGCCGCGATGGTACTGCCGAATGCCGCCCGGCGGCCGAATGCCCAGCCCGGCGCATGAAACCTGTCGTCGAGTCCTTGTGGGCCGCATGCCGGTCGAGGACGAGGAGCTGTACATCGGTGGCTCTCTGGGTGCTATGGTGTCGGTGTGCAGGCCCCAGCACATGGCCTCGCAAGGCCGGACCCAGCTCTTGGTCGCAGCGCAGAACCGCTCTCCGCCCGGGGAACAGAACGGGCGGAGGAGGATGGGGTTGCCGAGCAGCAAGGATCCGTCGGAAGCACCGTTCGCCGCGCAAACCGGGCGTCGTCGCCGGGTCGCCAACGCTCCGTGCTGGCGCGCTCGATCTGTCCACCGACACCATGAGCCTCACCTTCGTGGAACTGCGTGCCCCGCCCCTTCGTGCACACGACACAACCTCCTGAGAGGAGGTGAGACGTGCTGGCCCTCACATTGGCGATCCCCGGCATCATCGTTGCCATCTTGGTGATCCTGCTGATCATCTATCTCGTGCGGCGAGCCTGAGCGTGCGCACCGGTTGCATGGACTCGTGACAACGGCAGAACGGAGGAGGTCATCATGGGAGCGAAGGGCGATGAGACCAAGGGTCGCCTCAAGGAGGCCGTAGGGGACCTGACCGGCAACGATCGGCTCAAGCGAGAGGGCAAGGCCGACAGGGCCGGCTCGAAGGTGAAGGGGAAGGTCAACGAGGCGGTCGACAAGGTCAAGGGCGTCGTCGGGCGATGAGAAGCACGTTGGCCCAGCGGACGGACGAAAGGAGCGGGGCATGCCTTTGTGGGGCTGGGTCGTCATCGCGGTCGTGGTGCTGGCGGTCGTCGCTGGCGCGGTTTGGGGGGTCAGGAGGAAGCGTCGCACCGGTTCTCTGCGAGGAGCATTCGGACCCGAGTACGAGCGAACCGTGGCTGACGCGGGGAACCGCAAGAGGGCCGAATCCGAGCTCGAGGAGAGGCAGCAACGGAGGGCCGGGATGGACATCCGGCAGCTGGACCCCGCCGCTCGCGAGCGCTTCCGGCGAGCATGGAGCGCGGCCCAGACCGAGTTCGTGGATTCACCGGCAAAGGCAACCCGTGAGGCCGATCTCCTCGTTGCCGAGGTGATGCGAGATCGAGGCTACCCCATGGAGGACTTCGAGCAGCGGGCGGCTGACATCTCAGTGGACCATCCTGAGGTCGTTGCGAACTACCGGGCTGCACATGGAGTCTCGCTCGCCAACGACCAGGGCAAGGCCTCCACGGAGGACCTGAGGCGGGCCATGGTGCACTATCGATCACTGTTCGAAGAGCTGCTCGAAGCGGAGGACACGGTGCCGAGCCAAAGCGATCAACAAAGATAGCCGGAGGGAGCACGAGGCCCGGTCCAGGGACGAGGGTTCAGCGGCCGAACTCGGGTCGCCGAGAGGAGAGGACACATGAGGTGGAGACGAAGAGGGGGGCGACGATGGAGAGAGGGAGGAGGACGAGCCAATCGCCGAGGCCTGGGCATGCTGTTCGGTTTCCTCGTGCTCGCGGCGCTCGGCGTCATCATCTACCTGCTCGTGAAGTGAGCTGAGCAGCGTCATCCCAGCCAGGGCGGCTGGGGTGCTGCACGGAGGAGAGAGGCGCGGAGCATGAGGGCCTTGATCGTCGTCGTTTACATCGTGGTCGGCGTCATCGTGGCGTCGACTCACCACTACCTCGCCCACCTCGGGGACATCAAGTCCATCGCCTCCGCGGTGCTCGCCATATTGCTCTGGCCCCTGGTCTTGTTCGGCGTGGACCTGCACCTGGGCACGAAGGTCAAGTC
It contains:
- the corA gene encoding magnesium/cobalt transporter CorA, whose amino-acid sequence is MADDSGASDPFAVTLDAERTPGADAPPDRTGPSACYVIDRHGSEQVRFSRETVEARLSSGSFFWLDLDQPSAADFEILRDVFKFDPLAVEDSEHFDQRAKIDDYDDFIFVVVYGATPDQDRLVEVHCFYSERFLVTIHRDDCPAFAEIRRRYQRRDSAIDRPSLLLYRVVDGLTDSFFPILAAFDDRIDELEDSIFRRADDRQLQEMFGMKRLLVGMRKAVTPQRDAFAGLMGGIAELPGLGEGDERYFRDVYDHLIRISDLIDSYRDLLTGAMDVYLSTVSNRLNVVMKQLTVIATIFLPLTFITGFFGQNFRWMVSHIGSMAVFLTLGVGAEIAIVVFLLTSFKRRGWF
- a CDS encoding CsbD family protein, with translation MGAKGDETKGRLKEAVGDLTGNDRLKREGKADRAGSKVKGKVNEAVDKVKGVVGR